One region of Corynebacterium capitovis DSM 44611 genomic DNA includes:
- the ctaD gene encoding aa3-type cytochrome oxidase subunit I — MTAVAPRLDEYVPPTRPKPTGNARKGSRLYSLLTTTDHKVLGIYYIIMSFIWFFVAGLMALLIRAELFHPGLQFLSNEQFNQLFTLHGTVMLLAFGTPIVWGFANYVLPLQIGAPDVSFPRLNAFGFWITQVGVLAMLAGFLTPGGAADFGWTMYMPLADATHTPSVSANLWIVGVGATGVGTVASAVNMLTTVLTLRAPGMTMFRLPIFTWTVFVTSIIALMIFPLLLAAAMGVLYDRLLGGHIYDTANGGAILWQHLFWFFGHPEVYVLALPFFGIISEITPVFSRKPIFGYIGLVFATLAIAGLSMAVWAHHMFATGAILLPFFSFMTFLIAVPTGVKFFNWVGTMWNGHITFDTPMLWVMGFLFTFLFGGLTGIMLASPPLDFHLHDSYFVVAHFHYTLFGTVVFSAIAGVYFWFPKMTGRMLDERLGKIHFWFTFIGFNMTFLVQHWLGNMGMPRRYADYLDTDGFTMLNQVSTIGSLILGVGMLFFIWNVFKSWRYGEIVTVDDPWGYGNSLEWATSCPPPRHNFTSLPRIRSERPAFELHHPHMVERLRREAHTGHSSDSPATWKGSQHEFDQSANEGEAKQDAREAGRP, encoded by the coding sequence ATCATGTCCTTCATCTGGTTCTTCGTGGCCGGTTTGATGGCACTGTTGATCCGTGCCGAGCTTTTCCACCCAGGCCTGCAGTTCCTGTCGAACGAGCAGTTCAACCAGCTGTTTACCCTTCACGGCACGGTGATGCTCCTCGCCTTCGGCACGCCGATCGTGTGGGGTTTTGCTAACTACGTTCTGCCGCTTCAGATTGGTGCGCCGGACGTGTCGTTCCCGCGCCTGAACGCCTTCGGTTTCTGGATCACCCAGGTCGGTGTCCTCGCGATGCTGGCGGGCTTCCTCACCCCGGGTGGTGCGGCAGACTTCGGCTGGACCATGTACATGCCGCTGGCTGACGCCACCCACACCCCCTCGGTGTCCGCGAACCTCTGGATCGTCGGCGTGGGTGCGACCGGCGTGGGCACCGTCGCCTCCGCCGTGAACATGCTCACCACCGTGCTCACCCTGCGCGCGCCGGGCATGACGATGTTCCGCCTCCCGATCTTCACCTGGACCGTCTTTGTCACGTCGATCATCGCGCTGATGATCTTCCCGTTGCTTCTCGCTGCGGCAATGGGCGTCCTCTACGACCGTCTTTTGGGCGGGCACATTTACGACACGGCTAATGGCGGCGCCATCTTGTGGCAGCACCTGTTCTGGTTCTTCGGCCACCCGGAGGTGTACGTCCTCGCGCTGCCGTTCTTCGGCATCATCTCAGAGATCACCCCGGTGTTCTCGCGCAAGCCCATCTTCGGTTACATCGGCCTCGTCTTCGCCACCCTGGCCATTGCCGGCCTCTCCATGGCGGTGTGGGCGCACCACATGTTCGCCACCGGTGCGATTTTGCTGCCGTTCTTCTCCTTCATGACCTTCCTCATCGCGGTGCCGACGGGCGTGAAGTTCTTCAACTGGGTAGGCACGATGTGGAACGGCCACATCACCTTTGACACCCCGATGCTCTGGGTGATGGGCTTCTTGTTCACCTTCCTCTTTGGTGGCCTGACCGGCATCATGCTGGCCTCCCCGCCGCTGGACTTCCACCTGCACGACTCGTACTTCGTTGTCGCGCACTTCCACTACACGCTGTTCGGCACCGTGGTGTTTTCCGCCATCGCTGGCGTGTACTTCTGGTTCCCGAAGATGACCGGCCGCATGCTGGACGAGCGCCTGGGCAAGATCCACTTCTGGTTCACGTTCATCGGCTTCAACATGACCTTCTTGGTCCAGCACTGGCTGGGCAACATGGGCATGCCCCGCCGCTACGCCGATTACCTGGACACGGACGGGTTCACCATGCTCAACCAGGTGTCGACAATCGGCTCCCTCATCCTGGGTGTCGGCATGCTATTCTTCATCTGGAACGTGTTCAAGTCGTGGCGCTACGGTGAGATCGTCACGGTCGACGACCCGTGGGGTTACGGCAACTCCCTCGAGTGGGCAACGTCGTGCCCGCCGCCGCGCCACAACTTCACCTCGCTGCCGCGCATCCGCTCCGAGCGCCCCGCGTTCGAACTTCACCACCCGCACATGGTGGAGCGCCTGCGCCGCGAGGCCCACACTGGTCACTCTTCCGACTCTCCGGCGACCTGGAAGGGCTCCCAGCACGAGTTCGACCAGTCCGCCAATGAGGGCGAGGCAAAGCAGGACGCCCGCGAAGCTGGGCGGCCGTAG